Proteins from a single region of Starkeya sp. ORNL1:
- the trpB gene encoding tryptophan synthase subunit beta, which translates to MNAPNSFRTGPDESGHFGIFGGRFVAETLMPLILDLEAAYKEAKADPAYKAEMDAGLKHYVGRPSPLYFAERLTEHLGGARIYLKREELNHTGSHKVNNVLGQILLARRMGKQRIIAETGAGQHGVATATLCARYGLECVVYMGAVDVARQAPNVFRMQMLGATVVPVQSGSKTLKDAMNEALRDWVTNVHSTFYCIGTVAGPHPYPGMVRDFQSVIGNETRLQILEAEGRLPDSLIACIGGGSNAMGLFHPFLDDPEVAIYGVEAAGHGISSGLHAASLTGGRPGVLHGNRTYLLMDDDGQIAEAHSISAGLDYPGIGPEHSWLHDIGRVNYISATDEEALAAFQLLSRLEGIIPALEPAHAIAKVMEIAPTLPKDHVMVVSLSGRGDKDIPQVAEILGSRA; encoded by the coding sequence GTGAACGCACCGAATTCCTTCCGCACCGGCCCCGACGAGAGCGGGCATTTCGGCATTTTCGGCGGACGCTTCGTCGCCGAGACGCTGATGCCGCTGATCCTCGACCTGGAGGCCGCCTACAAGGAAGCCAAGGCGGACCCGGCCTACAAGGCGGAGATGGACGCCGGGCTGAAGCATTATGTCGGCCGCCCCAGCCCGCTCTATTTCGCCGAGCGGCTGACCGAGCATCTCGGTGGCGCGCGCATCTATCTGAAGCGCGAGGAGCTGAACCACACCGGCTCGCACAAGGTGAACAATGTGCTCGGCCAGATCCTGCTCGCCCGCCGCATGGGCAAGCAGCGGATCATCGCCGAGACCGGCGCCGGCCAGCACGGCGTCGCCACCGCGACGCTCTGCGCGCGCTACGGCCTCGAATGCGTGGTCTATATGGGCGCGGTCGACGTCGCCCGGCAGGCGCCGAACGTGTTCCGCATGCAGATGCTCGGCGCCACCGTGGTGCCGGTGCAGTCGGGCTCCAAGACCCTCAAGGACGCCATGAACGAGGCGCTCCGCGACTGGGTCACCAATGTCCATTCGACCTTCTACTGCATCGGCACGGTGGCCGGCCCGCATCCCTATCCGGGCATGGTGCGCGACTTCCAGTCGGTGATCGGCAACGAGACCCGCCTGCAGATACTGGAAGCCGAAGGCCGGCTCCCTGACAGCCTGATCGCCTGCATCGGCGGCGGCTCCAATGCCATGGGGCTGTTCCACCCCTTCCTCGACGATCCGGAAGTGGCGATCTACGGCGTCGAGGCGGCCGGGCATGGCATTTCCTCGGGCCTCCACGCCGCCTCGCTGACCGGCGGTCGCCCGGGCGTGCTGCACGGCAACCGCACCTATTTGCTAATGGACGATGACGGCCAGATCGCCGAGGCGCATTCCATCTCGGCCGGCCTCGACTATCCAGGCATCGGGCCGGAGCACTCCTGGCTGCACGATATCGGCCGGGTGAACTACATCTCCGCGACCGACGAGGAGGCGCTCGCCGCCTTCCAGTTGCTGTCCCGGCTCGAGGGCATCATCCCGGCGCTGGAGCCGGCGCATGCCATCGCCAAGGTGATGGAGATCGCCCCAACGCTGCCGAAGGACCATGTGATGGTGGTCTCGCTCTCCGGGCGCGGCGACAAGGACATTCCCCAGGTCGCCGAAATCCTCGGGAGCCGTGCATGA
- a CDS encoding folylpolyglutamate synthase/dihydrofolate synthase family protein, whose protein sequence is MAVPAASGPSGSGEPRTTDIILERLLALHPKLIDLSLDRMWRLLERLDHPERRVPPVIHVAGTNGKGSTVAFMRAVLEAAGKRVHVYTSPHLVRFNERIRLAGRLVDEPRLAEALDRVEKANDGAPITFFEITTAAAFLLFAEEPADVLLLEVGLGGRLDATNVIERPLTTVITPVSIDHVEFLGDTIAAIAVEKAGILKRGVPAVLGRQPREALRAIERQAARVGASLTIMGEQFQAHEEGGRLIVADENGLLDLPRPRLIGPHQIENAGLAVAALRMAGLKLPVRAFEEGVRAAEWPARLQRLGHGTLVARAPEGADVWLDGGHNAAGGQALAAALADIEERAPRPLVLIVGMLGTKDAGAFLAPFAGLARELIAVPVPGEHKGQPPETVAAAGAAQGLAASTAASVGEALDGLRDYPVAPPPRVLIAGSLYLAGAVLAENGNTLE, encoded by the coding sequence ATGGCCGTGCCGGCCGCATCCGGCCCGTCCGGCTCAGGCGAGCCGCGGACCACGGACATCATACTGGAGCGCCTGCTGGCGCTGCATCCGAAGCTGATCGACCTCTCGCTCGATCGGATGTGGCGGCTGCTGGAGCGGCTCGACCATCCCGAACGCCGCGTGCCGCCGGTGATCCATGTCGCCGGCACCAATGGCAAGGGCTCGACCGTCGCCTTCATGCGCGCGGTGCTGGAAGCCGCCGGCAAGCGCGTCCACGTCTACACCTCCCCGCATCTGGTGCGCTTCAATGAGCGCATCCGCCTCGCCGGGCGGCTGGTCGACGAGCCGCGCCTGGCGGAAGCGCTCGACCGCGTCGAGAAAGCCAATGACGGCGCGCCGATCACCTTCTTCGAGATCACCACGGCCGCGGCCTTCCTGCTGTTCGCCGAGGAGCCGGCGGACGTGCTGCTGCTGGAGGTCGGCCTCGGCGGGCGGCTCGACGCCACCAATGTGATCGAGCGGCCGCTCACCACCGTCATCACCCCGGTCTCGATCGACCATGTCGAATTTCTCGGTGACACAATCGCCGCCATCGCCGTCGAGAAGGCCGGCATCCTGAAGCGCGGCGTGCCGGCCGTGCTCGGCCGGCAACCCCGCGAGGCCTTGCGTGCCATCGAGCGACAAGCGGCGCGCGTCGGTGCGTCGCTCACCATCATGGGCGAGCAGTTCCAGGCGCATGAGGAAGGCGGCCGGCTGATCGTCGCCGACGAGAACGGCCTGCTCGATCTGCCGCGCCCGCGCCTGATCGGCCCGCACCAGATCGAGAATGCCGGCCTCGCGGTCGCGGCACTGCGGATGGCGGGATTGAAACTGCCGGTCCGTGCTTTCGAGGAAGGGGTACGCGCGGCGGAATGGCCCGCGCGGCTGCAGCGGCTCGGCCACGGCACGCTGGTGGCGCGAGCCCCTGAAGGCGCCGATGTCTGGCTCGATGGCGGGCACAATGCGGCCGGCGGGCAGGCGCTCGCCGCCGCGCTCGCCGATATCGAGGAGCGCGCGCCGCGCCCGCTGGTGCTGATCGTCGGCATGCTCGGCACCAAGGACGCCGGGGCTTTCCTCGCACCCTTCGCCGGGCTGGCGCGCGAGCTGATCGCGGTGCCGGTGCCGGGCGAGCACAAGGGCCAGCCGCCGGAGACAGTTGCCGCCGCCGGCGCCGCGCAGGGCCTTGCCGCCTCCACGGCGGCCAGCGTCGGCGAGGCGCTGGATGGGCTCAGGGATTACCCGGTGGCCCCGCCGCCGCGCGTGCTGATTGCGGGCTCGCTGTACCTGGCGGGCGCCGTGCTGGCAGAAAACGGGAATACGCTGGAGTAG
- a CDS encoding phosphoribosylanthranilate isomerase, with amino-acid sequence MAIEIKICGLKTFDALDAALGAGADLVGVVFFPKSPRNIDLATGAALTEHARGKAGVAALSVDADDALLEAIAREVKPDVFQLHGEESPERVAQIRARFGIPVMKAIGVAGPADIARVPLYAPVADRLLLDAKAPAGARHPGGNGLVFDWNLIANSDAPLDLAKPFMLSGGLTPENVGEAIRLTRARAVDVSSGVESAPGVKDPARIVAFIQAARAAICEARRETDPAEASAKEMSAHS; translated from the coding sequence GTGGCCATCGAGATCAAGATCTGCGGCCTGAAGACCTTCGACGCGCTCGATGCCGCGCTCGGGGCGGGTGCGGATTTGGTCGGCGTGGTCTTCTTCCCGAAGAGCCCGCGCAATATCGATCTCGCCACCGGCGCGGCGCTGACGGAGCATGCGCGCGGCAAGGCCGGCGTTGCGGCCTTGAGCGTCGATGCCGACGACGCCCTCCTCGAAGCCATCGCGCGTGAGGTCAAGCCGGACGTGTTCCAGCTCCATGGCGAGGAGAGCCCGGAGCGCGTCGCGCAGATCCGCGCGCGCTTCGGCATTCCGGTGATGAAGGCGATCGGTGTTGCCGGGCCGGCAGACATCGCCCGCGTGCCGCTCTATGCCCCGGTTGCCGACCGGCTGCTGCTCGATGCCAAGGCGCCGGCCGGCGCCAGGCATCCCGGTGGCAATGGCCTGGTGTTCGACTGGAACCTGATCGCGAACTCCGATGCTCCGCTTGACCTCGCCAAGCCCTTCATGCTCTCAGGCGGCCTGACCCCTGAGAATGTCGGCGAGGCCATCAGGCTGACGCGGGCGCGGGCGGTCGACGTATCGTCGGGTGTGGAGAGCGCGCCCGGCGTGAAGGATCCGGCACGGATCGTCGCCTTCATTCAAGCCGCGCGGGCCGCCATCTGTGAGGCTCGCCGCGAAACCGACCCTGCCGAGGCTTCGGCCAAAGAGATGAGTGCCCATTCGTGA
- the accD gene encoding acetyl-CoA carboxylase, carboxyltransferase subunit beta: MNWISNVVRPKINSFLNRREVPENLWVKCPETGQMVFHKDLEANLHVIPGSGYHMRMEPMARLRSVFDGGKWYDVALPSVAADPLKFRDEKRYVDRLKDARAKTGAQDAVKVGYGKLDGLAVTVAVQDFGFMGGSLGMAAGEAVVTGLETAASRGTPFIIFACGGGMRMQEGILSLMQMPRTTCAVQELREAKLPYIVVLTNPTTGGITASYAMLGDIQIAEPGALIGFAGPRVIEQTIREKLPEGFQRAEYLRDHGMVDMVVHRHDMRATLARLCRLLMRVPQPAVVTTETPHTEPVVPETAALPAPAAVAAQ, translated from the coding sequence TTGAACTGGATCTCCAACGTCGTCCGCCCGAAGATCAACAGCTTCCTGAACCGCCGGGAAGTGCCGGAAAATCTCTGGGTGAAATGCCCGGAGACCGGGCAGATGGTGTTCCACAAGGATCTCGAAGCCAATCTCCATGTGATACCGGGTTCCGGCTATCACATGCGCATGGAGCCGATGGCGCGGCTACGCTCGGTCTTCGACGGCGGCAAATGGTACGACGTCGCGCTGCCTTCGGTGGCCGCCGATCCGCTGAAATTCCGCGATGAAAAGCGCTATGTCGACCGGCTGAAGGACGCACGCGCCAAGACCGGCGCGCAGGACGCGGTGAAGGTCGGCTATGGCAAGCTCGACGGCCTCGCGGTGACCGTCGCGGTGCAGGATTTCGGCTTCATGGGCGGCTCGCTCGGCATGGCGGCCGGCGAGGCCGTCGTCACCGGGCTCGAGACCGCCGCCTCGCGCGGCACGCCCTTCATCATCTTCGCGTGCGGCGGCGGGATGCGCATGCAGGAAGGCATCCTCTCGCTGATGCAGATGCCGCGCACCACCTGCGCGGTGCAGGAACTGCGCGAGGCGAAACTTCCTTATATTGTCGTTCTCACCAACCCGACCACCGGCGGCATCACGGCCTCCTACGCCATGCTGGGCGACATCCAGATCGCCGAGCCGGGCGCGCTGATCGGCTTTGCCGGCCCGCGCGTCATCGAGCAGACCATCCGCGAGAAGCTGCCCGAGGGCTTCCAGCGCGCCGAATATCTGCGCGACCACGGCATGGTCGACATGGTGGTGCACCGCCACGACATGCGCGCCACGCTGGCACGGCTTTGCCGCCTGCTGATGCGCGTGCCGCAGCCGGCGGTCGTCACCACCGAGACGCCGCATACCGAGCCGGTCGTGCCCGAGACGGCCGCGCTCCCGGCACCGGCCGCCGTGGCCGCGCAGTAG
- a CDS encoding glycosyltransferase, whose product MNASFPPTAGSAISSAEHPLHGMLKGRVILQVVPDLDLASGVEDDVLDVAGALVAVGARAIIAGPAGTLVGELQARGAEWLHLPTEDAGIGRTLANVRRLRNIVRTERVALVHARSRAPAWSAWLATHGPFNRNRGVPLVTTYSGPYSEQGRLSRAYNGIMAKGEAVIASSQFAATLLARRHPEAAERICVVPRGVAPEEFDPEAVPLLRIARQRHAWDVRAEERIVLLPGRLTPWKGHLVLIEAFRRLVVRLDELGAAPVRLVMAGEAKPGAHYLQHLARRLEAVGLAEQAVVTEAPEHWPAALMAADVVVMPSTEPEAFARSALEVLALGRPLVVSDHGALREVVRVPPEAATGWRVPPGDPAELARALHQALERSPEEREAMARRARRDVELRFSRRQEVAATLSAYARAVTGTAPAGVPAVARIQILDG is encoded by the coding sequence ATGAATGCGTCATTTCCTCCCACGGCCGGCAGCGCCATCTCATCCGCGGAGCATCCGCTCCACGGCATGCTCAAGGGCCGCGTCATCCTGCAAGTGGTGCCGGATCTCGACCTCGCATCCGGTGTCGAGGACGATGTGCTCGATGTCGCCGGCGCGCTGGTCGCGGTCGGCGCCCGCGCCATCATTGCCGGTCCCGCCGGCACGCTGGTCGGCGAACTGCAGGCGCGCGGCGCCGAATGGCTGCATCTGCCGACCGAGGATGCCGGCATCGGCCGCACTCTGGCGAATGTGCGCCGCTTGCGGAACATCGTCCGCACCGAGCGGGTCGCCCTGGTGCATGCGCGCTCGCGCGCCCCGGCCTGGAGCGCCTGGCTTGCCACCCACGGCCCCTTCAATCGCAATCGCGGCGTGCCGCTGGTCACCACCTATTCCGGTCCCTATTCGGAGCAGGGCCGCCTGTCGCGCGCCTATAATGGCATCATGGCGAAGGGCGAGGCGGTGATCGCCTCCTCGCAATTCGCCGCGACGCTGCTCGCGCGCCGTCATCCGGAGGCGGCTGAGCGCATCTGCGTGGTGCCGCGTGGCGTCGCGCCGGAGGAGTTCGATCCCGAGGCCGTGCCGCTGCTGCGCATCGCCCGCCAGCGCCATGCCTGGGACGTGCGGGCGGAGGAGCGCATCGTGCTGCTGCCCGGCCGCCTCACACCGTGGAAGGGCCATCTGGTGCTGATCGAGGCGTTCCGGCGACTTGTCGTCCGGCTCGACGAACTCGGCGCGGCGCCGGTGCGGCTGGTGATGGCCGGCGAGGCCAAGCCGGGTGCACACTATCTCCAGCACCTGGCCCGCCGGCTGGAGGCGGTGGGCCTTGCCGAGCAGGCGGTGGTCACCGAGGCGCCTGAGCATTGGCCGGCGGCCTTGATGGCGGCGGACGTGGTGGTGATGCCCTCCACCGAACCGGAAGCCTTTGCCCGCTCCGCGCTGGAGGTGCTGGCGCTGGGCCGGCCGCTGGTGGTGAGCGACCATGGCGCGCTGCGCGAGGTGGTGCGGGTGCCGCCCGAGGCGGCGACCGGCTGGCGCGTGCCGCCCGGCGATCCCGCCGAGCTCGCCCGCGCGCTGCACCAGGCGTTGGAGCGAAGCCCGGAGGAGCGCGAGGCCATGGCGCGGCGTGCGCGGCGCGATGTCGAATTGCGGTTCTCGCGCCGGCAAGAGGTGGCGGCGACGCTCTCGGCCTATGCCCGAGCGGTCACCGGCACCGCCCCGGCCGGGGTTCCGGCGGTGGCCCGCATCCAGATTCTGGATGGCTGA
- a CDS encoding DUF6790 family protein — MRSVIEAAIVFIVSNYSFTFLVIGLLFALAAIARAEKPVGTPLIIEKLLAWHVFWVIGVGNFYNFVMHAFFGKMSAAFIGWADSPFQLEVGTASLGFAVVGFLAAFRSFDLRLAAILGPSVFTLGAAAGHVYQMVTEHNFAPGNAGVIFYMDIVIPLFGFLLLWLQHRSTRAATGRQLANG, encoded by the coding sequence ATGAGAAGCGTCATCGAGGCCGCGATCGTCTTCATCGTATCGAATTATTCGTTCACCTTCCTGGTCATCGGCCTGCTGTTCGCGCTCGCCGCCATCGCCCGGGCAGAAAAACCGGTCGGCACGCCGCTCATCATCGAAAAGCTGCTTGCCTGGCACGTGTTCTGGGTCATCGGCGTCGGGAATTTCTACAATTTCGTCATGCATGCGTTCTTCGGGAAGATGTCGGCCGCCTTCATCGGCTGGGCCGATAGCCCGTTCCAGCTCGAAGTAGGGACGGCAAGCCTTGGCTTTGCCGTCGTCGGCTTCCTCGCGGCGTTCCGAAGCTTCGATCTGCGCCTTGCCGCCATCCTCGGTCCGAGCGTGTTCACGCTGGGCGCCGCGGCGGGGCATGTGTACCAGATGGTGACGGAACACAATTTCGCGCCGGGCAATGCCGGCGTCATCTTCTATATGGACATCGTCATCCCGCTCTTCGGCTTCCTGCTGTTGTGGCTGCAGCACCGTTCCACACGCGCGGCGACCGGCAGGCAGCTGGCGAACGGGTGA
- a CDS encoding VOC family protein codes for MRSNRSMPGGTVIPELAYPEVAEAAVWLCEAFGFTVRLAIADHRIQLNVGDGAVVLTRLANDVSLEAVVSGHAVMVRVEDTDAHHARARQAGAVIIGPPADFPYGERQYTVADLVGRRWTFSQSIADVAPEEWGGMSGEFWG; via the coding sequence ATGCGTTCGAACCGGTCCATGCCCGGCGGCACGGTGATCCCGGAGCTTGCCTATCCCGAAGTCGCCGAGGCCGCTGTATGGCTGTGCGAAGCGTTCGGCTTCACGGTGCGCCTTGCCATTGCCGATCATCGCATCCAGCTCAATGTCGGCGACGGCGCCGTCGTCCTCACCAGGCTTGCGAACGATGTGTCGCTTGAGGCGGTGGTGAGTGGCCACGCCGTCATGGTGCGGGTCGAGGATACTGACGCCCATCACGCGCGCGCCCGACAGGCCGGCGCGGTGATCATCGGTCCGCCAGCGGATTTCCCTTATGGCGAGCGGCAATACACCGTTGCGGATCTGGTCGGCCGCCGCTGGACCTTCTCCCAATCCATCGCCGACGTCGCGCCGGAAGAATGGGGCGGCATGTCCGGCGAGTTCTGGGGCTGA
- the trpA gene encoding tryptophan synthase subunit alpha — MTTTTRLDARFRACADQGRAALVTFTTAGDPDYDTSLELLRALPAAGADVIELGVPFTDPMADGPAIQAAGLRALKAGQTLAKTLAMVRAFREEDDATPIVLMGYYNPIYIYGVDRFLVDAREAGVDGLIVVDLPPEEDTELCLPALDAGLAFIRLATPTTDDKRLPAVLANTAGFVYYVSITGITGAATPQPDLVAAAVARIKRHTPLPVAVGFGVRTPAQAAAIAQNADGVVVGSALIDVMRASLDEEGRATELSVPCVTTLVRSLADAVADARKVAAE; from the coding sequence ATGACCACCACCACTCGCCTCGACGCCCGCTTCCGCGCCTGCGCCGACCAGGGCCGCGCCGCGCTGGTCACCTTCACCACCGCCGGCGATCCCGACTACGACACCTCGCTCGAACTGCTGCGGGCGCTGCCGGCGGCCGGAGCCGACGTCATCGAGCTCGGCGTGCCGTTCACCGACCCGATGGCTGACGGTCCGGCGATCCAGGCGGCAGGCTTGCGCGCGCTGAAGGCGGGCCAGACGCTGGCGAAGACACTGGCCATGGTGCGCGCCTTCCGCGAGGAAGACGACGCCACGCCCATCGTGCTGATGGGCTATTACAATCCGATCTACATCTATGGCGTCGATCGCTTCCTCGTCGACGCCCGCGAGGCCGGGGTCGACGGGCTGATCGTCGTCGACCTGCCGCCGGAAGAAGACACCGAATTGTGCCTGCCGGCGCTGGACGCCGGGCTCGCCTTCATCCGCCTCGCCACCCCGACCACCGACGACAAGCGCCTGCCGGCGGTGCTCGCGAACACGGCGGGCTTTGTCTATTACGTCTCGATCACCGGTATCACCGGCGCGGCGACCCCGCAGCCGGACCTCGTGGCCGCCGCCGTCGCCCGCATCAAGCGTCACACGCCGCTGCCGGTTGCGGTCGGCTTCGGCGTGAGGACCCCGGCCCAGGCCGCGGCGATCGCGCAGAATGCGGACGGCGTGGTGGTCGGCTCGGCCCTGATCGACGTGATGCGCGCCAGCCTCGACGAAGAGGGCCGGGCGACCGAGTTGTCGGTGCCGTGCGTCACCACGCTGGTGCGCTCGCTGGCCGATGCGGTTGCCGACGCCCGCAAGGTTGCCGCGGAGTAG
- a CDS encoding glutamine synthetase beta-grasp domain-containing protein yields the protein MTKYKLEYIWLDGYTPVPNLRGKTQIKEFAEFPTLDQLPLWGFDGSSTMQAEGRSSDCVLKPVAVYPDPARTNGALVMCEVMMPDGVTPHASNKRATILDDEGAWFGFEQEYFFYKDGRPLGFPTAGYPAPQGPYYTGVGYSNVGDVARKIVEEHLDLCLAAGINHEGINAEVAKGQWEFQIFGKGSKKAADEVWMARYLLQRLTEKYGIDIEYHCKPLGDTDWNGSGMHANFSTSYMREVGGKEYFEKLMAAFAENLDDHISVYGPDNHLRLTGKHETAPWNKFSYGVADRGASIRVPHSFIRNDYKGYLEDRRPNSQGDPYAIASQILKTISTVSVAAAAAA from the coding sequence ATGACAAAGTACAAGCTTGAGTACATATGGCTGGACGGCTACACGCCCGTCCCCAATCTGCGTGGCAAGACGCAGATCAAGGAATTTGCCGAGTTCCCGACGCTCGATCAGCTGCCGCTCTGGGGCTTTGACGGCTCCTCGACCATGCAGGCCGAAGGCCGCAGCTCGGATTGCGTGCTGAAGCCCGTCGCCGTCTATCCGGATCCGGCCCGCACCAATGGCGCGCTGGTGATGTGCGAAGTCATGATGCCGGATGGCGTCACGCCGCATGCTTCCAACAAGCGCGCCACCATCCTCGATGACGAGGGCGCCTGGTTCGGCTTCGAGCAGGAATATTTCTTCTACAAGGACGGCCGCCCGCTCGGCTTCCCGACCGCCGGCTATCCCGCCCCGCAGGGCCCGTACTACACCGGCGTCGGCTACTCGAACGTCGGCGACGTCGCCCGCAAGATCGTCGAGGAGCATCTCGACCTTTGCCTCGCCGCCGGCATCAACCATGAAGGCATCAATGCCGAAGTGGCGAAGGGCCAGTGGGAATTCCAGATCTTCGGCAAGGGCTCCAAGAAGGCCGCCGACGAGGTGTGGATGGCGCGCTACCTGCTGCAGCGCCTGACCGAGAAGTACGGCATCGACATCGAGTATCACTGCAAGCCGCTCGGCGACACCGACTGGAACGGCTCCGGCATGCACGCCAATTTCTCGACCTCCTATATGCGCGAAGTCGGCGGCAAGGAGTATTTCGAGAAGCTGATGGCGGCGTTCGCGGAGAACCTCGACGACCACATCTCGGTCTATGGCCCGGACAACCATCTGCGCCTGACCGGCAAGCATGAAACGGCGCCGTGGAACAAGTTCAGCTACGGCGTCGCCGATCGCGGCGCCTCGATCCGCGTCCCGCACAGCTTCATCCGCAATGACTATAAGGGCTATCTCGAGGATCGCCGCCCGAACTCCCAGGGCGACCCCTACGCCATCGCCTCGCAGATCCTGAAGACCATCTCGACCGTGTCGGTCGCTGCCGCAGCGGCTGCGTGA
- a CDS encoding DUF2735 domain-containing protein, translating into MTMTSYGGSAKIYEFPKGGRAGLISRREDPKSAAAPVAPRFADAAFGGSWYHEEAVRDAERPTKR; encoded by the coding sequence ATGACTATGACTTCCTATGGCGGCAGCGCCAAGATTTACGAATTCCCCAAGGGTGGCCGGGCCGGCCTCATCAGCCGTCGCGAAGACCCCAAGAGCGCTGCCGCGCCTGTCGCGCCGCGCTTTGCCGACGCTGCATTCGGCGGCAGCTGGTATCATGAAGAGGCCGTGCGGGACGCCGAGCGTCCGACCAAGCGCTAG
- the infC gene encoding translation initiation factor IF-3, translating to MRSVAPEKEGPRVNEDIRIREVQLIDQDGQNLGVVPTRDAILRAQEAGLDLVEIAPNSAPPVCKILDYGRFKYQNQKKANEARKKQHVVEIKEIKLRPGIDSHDYDVKMKSIHRFFEEGDKVKVTLRFRGREMAHQELGFKLLNKVRDELTTIAKVESEPQLEGRQMVMVLAPR from the coding sequence ATGAGATCCGTCGCGCCGGAGAAGGAAGGCCCGCGCGTCAACGAAGATATCCGCATCCGTGAAGTCCAGCTCATCGACCAGGACGGCCAGAATCTCGGCGTCGTCCCGACGCGAGATGCCATCCTGCGTGCCCAGGAAGCTGGCCTCGACCTCGTCGAGATTGCCCCGAATTCCGCGCCGCCTGTCTGCAAGATCCTCGATTATGGCCGGTTCAAGTACCAGAACCAAAAGAAGGCCAATGAGGCGCGCAAGAAGCAGCACGTCGTCGAGATCAAGGAAATCAAGCTGCGTCCCGGCATCGACTCGCACGATTACGACGTGAAGATGAAGTCGATCCACCGCTTCTTCGAGGAAGGCGACAAGGTGAAGGTCACCCTGCGCTTCCGCGGCCGCGAGATGGCGCATCAAGAGCTCGGCTTCAAGCTGCTGAACAAGGTGCGCGATGAGCTGACCACCATCGCCAAGGTCGAATCCGAGCCGCAGCTCGAAGGCCGGCAGATGGTCATGGTGCTGGCGCCGCGCTGA
- a CDS encoding glutaminase, whose protein sequence is MPDLDLVVKEIAEEMRQRPDRGEVATYIPELARADANAFGLAVIDADGNVALGGDAETPFSIQSISKVFTLTLALGKAGDRLWQRVGREPSGSAFNSIIQLEYEHGIPRNPFINAGAIAVTDLILSGHQPREALGEILRFLQFLADDETIAIDEAVAASERRTGFRNAALANYMKSFGVLENPVDFTLGVYFHHCAIAMSCRQLAMAGRFLAHQGRNPTTGRSVVVPERARRINAVMLTCGHYDGSGEFAYRVGLPGKSGVGGGILAIAPGKASIAVWSPGLDASGNSHLGRIALEALTKRLGWSIFGA, encoded by the coding sequence GTGCCCGATCTCGACCTTGTCGTGAAGGAAATCGCCGAGGAGATGCGCCAGCGTCCCGACCGCGGCGAGGTCGCGACCTATATTCCCGAATTGGCGCGGGCCGATGCCAATGCCTTCGGTCTCGCAGTCATCGATGCCGACGGCAATGTCGCGCTGGGCGGTGACGCCGAGACGCCGTTCTCGATCCAGAGCATCTCCAAGGTCTTCACCCTGACGCTGGCGCTCGGCAAGGCCGGCGACCGGCTATGGCAGCGGGTCGGCCGCGAGCCGTCCGGCAGCGCCTTCAACTCCATCATCCAGCTGGAGTATGAGCACGGCATCCCGCGCAACCCGTTCATCAATGCCGGCGCCATCGCGGTGACCGACCTGATCCTGTCGGGCCACCAGCCGCGCGAGGCGCTGGGCGAGATATTGCGCTTCCTGCAGTTCCTCGCCGATGACGAGACCATCGCGATCGACGAGGCGGTGGCCGCCTCCGAGCGCCGTACCGGCTTCCGCAATGCGGCGCTGGCCAATTACATGAAGTCGTTCGGCGTGCTGGAAAACCCCGTGGACTTCACGCTCGGCGTCTATTTCCACCATTGCGCCATCGCCATGTCGTGCCGGCAGCTCGCCATGGCCGGACGTTTCCTCGCCCATCAGGGCCGCAACCCCACCACCGGGCGCTCCGTCGTCGTTCCGGAGCGGGCCCGGCGCATCAATGCGGTGATGCTCACCTGCGGCCATTATGACGGCTCCGGAGAGTTCGCCTACCGGGTCGGCCTGCCGGGCAAGAGCGGGGTGGGCGGGGGCATATTGGCGATCGCGCCGGGCAAGGCGTCGATCGCGGTGTGGTCGCCGGGGCTGGACGCCTCAGGCAATTCCCATCTCGGCCGCATCGCACTCGAAGCGCTGACAAAACGGCTGGGCTGGTCGATTTTCGGTGCTTAG